The Candidatus Hydrogenedens sp. genome contains the following window.
CGGTCGGGTCGTGCCAGAGCCACACAAAACATACCTGCTGATTTTGCGGCATTAACCCCTACCGTAGAATCTTCAAAAACAACACATTGTTCTGGTTTTACCTTCAATATCTCACTTGCTTTTATATATCCTGCAGGATGAGGTTTGCCAGGATAATAATCCTCCTTCCCTAAAAATAAAGATATGTTTTTTTCTATACCTAACCTGTGAATGGCTTCTATAACATCTTTACGATAAGAACCTGAAACAATGGCACATATATAATTTGTTGAAAGTTCTTTTAACAGTTTTATGGATGAAGGTATTGCCAAAGGCATTCTTTCCGCATGTTTATTAAAATAGGGATATACTTTTTCTATAAAATTAGGCATTTCACTCTTTAACTCGGGATACTTTTTTTCCAACTCCTCGTAAATATACTCCCATGAATTGCCATAAACAAGGTCAACGGCATAGTCATAACTCACATCAAATCCTTTATCTAAAAGATATTCATGAACAGCATATACCCAAATAATTTCAGAATCCATCAAAGTTCCATCTAAATCGAAAATAAACGCTTTAACTTCCAT
Protein-coding sequences here:
- a CDS encoding HAD family phosphatase; this encodes MEVKAFIFDLDGTLMDSEIIWVYAVHEYLLDKGFDVSYDYAVDLVYGNSWEYIYEELEKKYPELKSEMPNFIEKVYPYFNKHAERMPLAIPSSIKLLKELSTNYICAIVSGSYRKDVIEAIHRLGIEKNISLFLGKEDYYPGKPHPAGYIKASEILKVKPEQCVVFEDSTVGVNAAKSAGMFCVALARPDRPKQDISLADFVLPDLGQFSLDLLKQKCGEKCSAME